AGGCGTTTATTTGCGGTTTGCTGCTGATTCTATGACTTTATCAATCGTATCCTGGGCAATTTTATTTATCGGTTCTTTTATCGCTTGTAAAGGCGTATTCAAAATATTAGCTGCTTAATTCTAAAGTAGTATTTTCTTAAAAAGTCCTCATGAGCGAAAGCTGATGAGGACTTTTTATTTAATTATTTTTTCATAAAAATAAATTTCATAGGTTACCTAATCGGGGATCTGGTATTAAGAGAAAACCTTAACTGATTAATATTATGAAAAAATATTTAATCTATTGTGTTGTAGCAATAGCTGTTTCTGCCTGTGGTAAAGAAAAAAAATCGTATGAGGCAACTTCTGATGCGACAAGTGCAAATCTGGAAGTTAGTGATACGACTTTAACAGAGAAGATCATAAAGACTGCAGATATGCGTTTCAGGGTAAAAGATGTTCAACGTAGCAAAGAAAAATTAGGAGAATTAATCAGAGCAGAAGGAGGAACTTTATGGGAATTTTCAATTCAGAGTAACGTAGAGCGGTTTGAGAAAGTGGGTTATTCTGCTGATTCTTTAATGGAACTTACTTCTTACCGTGTAGAAGGTTCAATAGTAGCAAAAGTTCCTTCTGAAAAACTTGATGCTTTTACCAATAAGGTGGCGGGTATGGCCGTCTTTGTTGATCACCAATCAATGAAGCTGGACGATCAGAGCATCTCTTACCTGGCTAATAAATTAAAAAATCAAAACCGTGTGGAGGCCGTAGCGCAACTAAACAAACACGCCAATAAGAAAAGCAATAATGTAGAGACGGCGTTAAACCTAAAAGATGATTACATTGATAAAAAAATTGAGAACCTAAATATAGATTCCCGCGTAAAATACAGTGATATCACCCTAAGTTTTTACCAGGATAATACGGTTAAGAAACTGGTGGTTAGCAATGATAATTTATCCGATTATCGCCCTGGTTTTTTTAGAAGATTAGGCCTCAATATCCAAAACGGCTGGGTTATCTTTAAGGAGTTTATTCTGATTTTATCCAACCTATGGATGTTAATCGTATTGTTGTTTGCCGGATATTTTGCTTTCAGGTATTACCGTAAGAAAAGAAAAGCTGTATAGTTGTAATAAATACAGAAATCGCATACACCAAATCCTGATTTGGATCACATCTGAATCAGGATTTTCTATTTCAGCCGTTTTTTGTTATCCTTGGCAAAAGCTTCCCATCCGGAATATGATTTCCCTGAACCAGAAGTGCTGACCCGCTGAAAAGAATGACAAACTGCAACTGCAAGGCCATCCGTTGCATCCAGAAACTCAGGTGTTTCTTTAAAATTCAGTAATCGCTGCAACATGGCAGCTACCTGCTCTTTTCCTGAGCTTCCGTTTCCTGTAATTGATTGCTTGATTTTACGTGGTGCGTATTCGGTAATTGGGATATTTCTGGACAGTGCAGCAGCCATGGCCACTCCCTGAGCACGCCCCAGCTTTAACATGACCTGGATATTCTTTCCATAGAAAGGTGCTTCCAATGCCATTGCATCTGGTTTGTACTCATCGATCAGTACGATGGTCTTCTCAAAAATCCGTTGAAGCTTCAAAAAATGATCGTCTAAGTGATCCATGCGAACTATTCCCATGGTAATCATTTCGATTTTACTTCCCTTTTCCAATATTACCCCATAACCCATAATCGAAGTGCCTGGATCTATTCCCATGATCACCCTTTCCTTTTTTTCAACCAACATAAAACAATATTAAGCATATTTGCACAGAGTAAAAGCAAAAAAGTTGACATCACAGTACAAAAAAATAGTTTCATATATTCTTAAAGCCGGAATTGTTTTTTTCGCATTTTGGTTTGTTTATAGTAAACTGACTGCGAATAAGAACTTAAAGGATTTCCAAAATCTGTTAGCGAAGATTCCTCAATGGGAGATTTTTTGTGTACTTGGCTTTGTTTTGTTGCTGATGTTACTTAATTGGGGACTGGAAGCAGTTAAATGGAAAAGATTAATTTCCAGTGTAGAGCGGATCAGTTTGTGGAAATCCATAGCTTCGGTCTTTTGCGGCCTGACCTGGGCTGTTTTTACCCCTAACCGCATTGGAGAATATGGAGGAAGGGTATTCTTCCTGTCGCCAAAAAGAAGGGTTATAGGCGTAGTAGCCATGGCAGTTGGCAATATCGGGCAAATGGTGTTGACTAATGTTTTTGGAGCCATTGCATTTTGTGTATTTATCTATCGCTTTGTAAATATTGATCCCTTGCTTTTTTATGGATTGCTATTTCTTGCCCTGATTTTTTGTCTGTTCTTTATCATATTTTATTTTAATATAAGATGGCTGAATGGGATTTTGCTTTCTATGCGTTTCACCAGAAAGTATAAGAAGTTTTATAGCATTCTGGGCCGATATCAGAAAAAAGAGCTATTAAGAATTTTACTGCTCTGCTTTTCCAGATACCTGGTCTTCAGTACTCAATATTTCATTTTATTCTTCTGGCTTATCCCAAATCTACATTATTTGGAAATTCTGATGATGGTGAGTATCCTGTTCTTTGTACAATCGACCTTACCTTCTTTAGATTTATTTGATATTGGGGTGAGGACGGCTACAGCTTCTTATTTCTTCAGCTCGATCACCGATCAGGAAGTTGCTGTGATTGCTTGTACCGCCAGTATTTGGCTTATAAATATTATTATTCCTGCTATATTAGGCACTTATTTCGTATTTAAACTTAACTTTTTTGGAAATCTTCAGCGTAGCTAGTTATATCACCTCCTTTTTAACGATCCTGTATGTCGTGGTGGTGCTGGCTTTTATCCGGGGTTGGCATAAGCTGACTTATTATCAACCCAAACAACCTGCTTTTAAAACCAAGGTATCTATATTAGTTGCGGCACGCAACGAGGCTGTCAACATTTCAAAAACGCTGGATGATCTGTGTGCACAGTCTTACGACCCGCAATTGACGGAAATCATTTTTATAGACGATCATTCTACAGATGATACTGCCCGGATCATTGAATCGTATGCTCCAAAAGGAGTCAGACTGATCCGGCTCAACGAGGATCGTGCGCTCAACTCTTATAAGAAAAAAGCGATACAAACTGCCATAGGTCAATCTACAGGAGCTTTAATTATTACCACTGATGCAGACTGCCGTATGGGAAAAGACTGGCTTAAAACGATTGTGGGTTTTTATGAAGAGAAACAATATAAAATGATCTCATCGCCGGTTGCTTATTTTGAAGAGAAGAGCTTCTTTGAACGTGCACAGGCGCTGGAATTCTTATATCTGATTGGTTTAGGAGCTTCCACAATAGGAAATAAAAAACCTTCCACCTGTAACGGGGCTAACTTAGCTTATGAAAAACAGGCTTTTTATGAGGTAGGTGGTTTCAAGGGGATTGATGATCTGGCATCGGGAGACGATGAATTACTTTTACATAAAATTGCTGCCCGGTTTGACAATAACATCGGCTTTTTAAAGCATCATGATGCTGTGGTATACACTCATGCTAAGCCAACTCTAGGAGAGTTTATTCAGCAGCGCAAACGTTGGGCTTCTAAAAGCACCCGTTATAAGAACAAGTCTATTATTGTATTAGGTGTGGGTATCTGGTTATTTAATGTGAGTATCCTGCTCAATATTGGTATTGGTTTATTTATTGGTTTTTACCTGAAGTTGGCTTTATGGCAACTGCTGGTGAAAATTATCGTGGAATTGTTATTTTTATACGATGTCACGGGTTTTGCAAAAAGAAGGAAATTACTCGTTTTATTGCCCGTACTTAACCTGATGCACATCTTGTATATCGTATATATCGGCATTGCCGGAAACTCAGGAAAGTACAACTGGAAAGACAGAATGGTGAAATAATGGAGACTAACAATAGGCCTTCGAGAAAAGTATGGAAGCGATTCAGAAAAAATAAGATGGCTTTCGCCGGGCTATTATTCATTTTATTGATGGTGACACTGGGCATATTGGGTTATTTAATTACACCTGATCAGACGCCCTATGCAAATACCATGCATTTGCAGCTCAGTAACAAGAAACCAGGACGGAGTTTTAACTTTCTCATCATTAGCCGAAATAAGGACATAAAAAAGGTGAGTTTCCTGGAAAGGATGTTATTCGGACAGGAATCTGATCTGAAAAGTATTCCTATTACATCGTATCGTGAAATGGGAAATAAGGTGTATGCGAAAGAATATATTGGTGATGATGAGCAGGCTGAGGAATCGGTATATCCGCGTCTGCATGGAGAAAACAGGTATCGGCAAACTTTTTTACTTGGAACAGATATTTATGGCAGAGACCTTTTAAGCCGGTTAATCCTGGGCATCCGGGTTTCCCTTTCTGTAGGTCTGATGGCAGTGCTCATTTCTCTTTTTATTGGTATTAGTCTGGGTGCTTTATCTGGTTATTTTGGTGGAAAGGTAGATGCAACGATCAGCTGGTTTATGAATGTGATCTGGTCTTTACCGTCGCTCTTATTGGTGATTGCCATCTCTTTTGCACTAGGGAAGGGGTTCTGGCAGATTTTTATTGCGGTTGGACTCTCAACCTGGGTTGACGTATCGAGGTTAGTGAGGGGGCAGGTGATGGCATTAAAACAAGTGGAATTTGTGGAAGCTTCGAAAGCACTTGGCTTTTCTACCTCCAGGACGATTATCAAACATATTTTACCCAATATTGCCGGACCTATACTTGTGGTGGCTTCTGCGAACTTTGCTTCTGCAATCCTCCTGGAAACAGGATTAAGCTTTCTGGGCTTTGGTGCACAGCCCCCCATGCCTAGCTGGGGTGGAATGATTAAGGAACATTATGGTTATATCATTATGGATGCCGCATATCTGGCGATCCTGCCTGGTCTGGCCATTATGATTACCGTTTATGCTTTCAACTTACTGGCCATTGGATTGAGGGATGCTTTTGATGTAAAGTCGCAAAATATATCCGTTTAACTGGGTTTTTAAATTTATTAACTTTGTACTTATGCTGTTAAATAGTTATCAGAATGAATTGATTGAAGCTGGCTGCGATGAAGCTGGAAGGGGGTGTCTTGCCGGTCCCGTTTTTGCTGCCGCCGTTATTCTTCCCCTGGACTTTATTGCCGGAGTGCTTACAGATTCAAAAAAGCTAAGTCATAAACAGCGCGATGCCCTGAGACTAATCATCGAGAAAGAAGCGATTGCCTGGGCGGTGGCTGAAGTTGATCATTTGGAAATAGATAAGATCAATATCTTAAATGCCTCTTTTTTAGCGATGCATAGGGCGATTGAAAAATTAAGCGTTAAACCGCAGTACCTGAGTATCGATGGAAACAGGTTTAAGGCCTATCCGGAAATTCCTCATTCCTGTATTGTTAAAGGAGATGGAAAATACCTGAATATCGCTGCTGCGTCCATTCTTGCGAAAACCCACCGCGATGAATACATGGAAACGATCTCCGAAGAATATCCAGTTTATCAATGGAAAAAAAATAAAGGATATCCTACAATTGATCATAGAAACGCTGCGCTAGAGCATGGGTTATCGCCATATCACCGTAAAACTTTTACGATTACACAGCCCCAGTTGGCGCTGTTTTCCGAAATAGAAGGATAATTAGTATTTTCACATGATTTGAAAACGTTAATACTCACAAACAGAATACCTTTTCCGCCCAATAGTGGTTATCCGATAGTTGTGTACAATACAATGAAAGGATTGTTGAAATTGGGTGTAGAGATTACTTTGTTCAGTATTAACCCTAATAAATATAAAGTCGATGTAGAGGATATCTATGATCCCCTGTTTGAACAAATCAAATTCCATTCTTTTAATCTCGATACAGAAGTAAATGTTTATGGTGCCCTGTTGAATATTTTCTCTAATCAATCTTATAACGTGTCCCGTTATTTTGATGAAGATGCGGCCAAATTACTGGGAGACATTTTAAAAGAAAATGAATTTGACATTATCCAGTTTGAAGGACTCTTCGTTGTTCCATATCTGGATGTGGTGAAAGAGAATAGTAAGGCCAAGGTAATCTATAGGGCTCATAATATCGAGTTTGACGTCTGGGAACGTATTGCGCTGACAGAAAAATTTACACCTAGAAGGAGCTATCTCCAATTTTTAGCCCGTCGTCTGAAAGTTTATGAAACAGAACAGATCAATCGGTTTCATCAGGTTTTTGCCATTAGCGAACAGGATCGGCAAAGCATTTTAAGATTTGGCTGTGAAACCGCACTGGAGGTTTTCCCTGTGGCCCTTGATTTTGAAAAATATGTGACTGATCCTTCAAAAACCAGTTTTCCTACTTTGTTTCATTTGGGAGCAATGGACTGGCGACCGAATAAAGAGGGACTGGAATGGTTTCTGGATGAGATCTGGCCCGATATTGAGAAGCTGAACAGTGAACTTCGTTTCTATATTGCCGGAAAAAATATGCAAAAGCAGTTTTTTGAATACGATTCAGAAAATCTGGTGGTAGAAGGAGAGGTGTTTGATGCCGTTGAGTTTATCAATTCCAAAGCGATCATGATTGTCCCTTTGCTCTCGGGAAGTGGGATGAGGGTAAAGATTATTGAAGGAATGGCCATGAGAAAATGTATCATCGCCACAAGTATGGCTGCCGAAGGTATCCGATGTGAAAATGGGAAAGATATTCTCATTGCTGATACTGCGGATGAATTCTACAGAGCCATTCTGCAGTGTATTACCAATCCAAAAAAATGGAGGGAGATTGGAGAAAATGCAAGAAAAACAGTGGAACGTGACCACGATGTCAGGATCATTGCAGAAAGAATGTTGAATATCTATCAAAAATTACTTACTGTATAATTTTTATGTACTTTTGCCCACGTTTTACAGGCCTGCATCAGGGATGATTCCCAGACTTATGGCTTTAAAAAAAACAGCTACGAAGAACAATTTGAACCATAAAAAAACAAATATATACTGATGAAAAATACCGCATTAACAGATAAACACATCTCATTGGGTGCCAAAATGGTACCATTCGCAGGATATAATATGCCGGTTCAGTATGAAGGAATCAATGCGGAACATGCAATCGTAAGAGGCGGTGTTGGCGTTTTCGATGTGAGCCACATGGGTGAATTTATTCTGAAAGGGGAAAATGCTTTAGATTTAATTCAAAGAGTGACCAGCAATGATGCATCAAAATTATATGATGGTAAAGTACAATACTCTTGCCTGCCGAATGAAGATGGCGGTATTGTAGACGATTTATTGGTTTACAGAATTGACGAAAAAACTTATATGCTGGTGGTGAATGCCTCCAACATTGACAAAGACTGGAACTGGATTCAAAAATATAATGATAAAGGTGTTGAGATGCACAACATCTCTGATAAGACTTCTCTTTTAGCAATTCAGGGTCCTAAAGCAGCAGAGGCGCTTCAAAGTTTAACTGAAGTTGACCTGGCTTCTATGGAGTATTACAACTTTGTTAAAGGGACTTTTGCAGGCATAGAAAATGTAGTGATTTCTGCTACAGGTTATACTGGTGCCGGTGGTTTTGAAATCTATTTTGACAATGAACATGCAGATGTAATCTGGGACGCTATCTTTGAGGCTGGAAAACCATTTAACATTAAACCAATCGGCTTAGGTGCACGCGATACTTTGCGTTTGGAAATGGGATTCTGTCTATATGGCAATGATATCGATGATGCGACTTCTCCGATTGAGGCGGGTTTAGGATGGATTACTAAGTTTAGCAAGAAGTTCACCAATTCAGAGTCCTTACTGGCGCAAAAAGAAGCTGGTGTAGCACGTAAATTAATTGGTTTTGAAATGGTTGACAGAGGTATTCCTCGTCATGATTATGAAATCGTGGATATCGATGGAAAAGTGACCGGAAGGGTAACTTCAGGAACTCAGTCACCATCATTACAAAAAGCAATCGGGATGGGGTACATTGATAAAGCGTTGGCTAAAGAGGGTACTGAAATTTATATCAACATCCGTAATAATAAGATTAAAGCGAAAGTGGTTAAATTCCCTTTCTATAAATAAGCCAAGAAATTACCCTATAAATTGCCAATGCCAAAAAGTATAGAAGTTTGTTTAACACCCGCACTACTTGATCTGTATGCTATAGAAGAAAGTATTGTGGTAGTCATTGATATTTTAAGAGCAACATCATCTATTGTTTATGGTATTGATAATGGTGCCAGTGCAATCATTCCTGTTTCACAGGTAGAAGATTGTCTGAACTATGCAAATCAGGGTTTTCTATTAGCTGCAGAACGAAATGGAGAAGTGGTTGAAGGCTATGACTTCGGCAATTCTCCATTTTCCTATACTTCTGAAAAGGTAGCTGGTAAAACGATAGTGCTCACTACGACAAATGGAACCAAAGCGCTTCATCTGGCAAGAACAAGGGCACATCAGGTTGTGATTGGTTCCTTTCTGAACCTGGAATCACTATGCAACTGGCTGCGTAGCCAACATAAAAATGTATTGCTGCTATGCGCTGGCTGGAAGGATAAATTCAATTTGGAAGATACCTTATTCGCCGGAGCGGTAGTCAACGAACTACGTAAGGATTTCGCTCATTTTGACGATTCCTGTGTTGCTGCAGAAGATCTATACCTACTGGCTAAGGATGACTTGAGGAGTTACCTTCATAAATCTTCTCATAGCCATCGTCTGGCAGAACTAAACATAGAGGAAGATGTGAAATTCTGTCTTCAGCTTAATATCTGCGAAGCCATCCCTGTATTATCGGGAGATGCACTTGTAGCGATTAAGGCTTAGGTGTCTTGAAATTATTGATCAGTTCCTGCAGGCTTTCGTTGGATTTGATCGTCTTCAATGCCTGTTCATAAGCAAGCCAATAAATGGTTTCTGCTTTTTTCATATCAAAAGTACTGATGTCTCCCATTCCTTTAGGTTCCACTAATGCGTTGCAGAAGGAAACCTTTTGCTCCATATCTTTATTGATGGACATTACGCCGGCTCTTTTCATCAGAGAAGAAATATTGGTGATTTTGTCGACGGTATTTAAGTGATTACAGGAAGAACCAATGATGTAGTCGCAATTGCTCAGTAATGGCTCTATAGGGAAATTATTTAAAATGCCCCCATCCACGTACATCTGATTGTTGATCATAATCGGTTTAAATATCCCGGGAATACAGCTGGACGCAAGCACAGCCCTAATCAAGGGGCCTTCAGTAAAATAGACCAGCTTTCCTTCACTAAAGTTTGTTGCTGCAATCGTAAGGGGTATTTTCAGATTTTCTATCTTATCTTCAGGAAGATGCTCTTTTAACAATTCTTCCACATGTTCGATATTGATCAGACCCAAAGATCCCAGTGCCGGTCTGATAAAACGCAACAGTTTTGCTTTGATGAAGATGTCCAGTCCTTGTTCCGGATCAATTCCTGAAGCATAAAAAGCTCCTGCAATAGAGCCTGCACTCGTTCCACTAATATGGCTGAAGGTAACGCCTGCATTTTTGAATGCCTTTAATACGCCTAAATGCGCAATTCCCCGAATGCCACCACCTGATAATACGATTCCTACTTTAGTCATAAGGTTAAATTCTTTTGCTATTTAGGCTTATATTTTGACATGTTCAATATTTTTTGAGGATCTTTTTCTGTCATTAACTGTTGCAGACTAGTCCCTTTATTCTCTTGCATATATTTTTTTATCATTTGCCAGCCCATCCAAACACCTAATTTCGGTGCGGACTCATTTTTTTCTCCCAGTCCTGGTGTAAAAGGGCCTTCAGCCAGAAATACCTGGATCTTTTGATAATCTGTTTCAAACAACAGGTTGTTCTGAAGTAAATACGCCCAGATGTCTTTTTCATAAGTTTTGCACCATTCCAGCTGAGATCTGGTGTATCCTATTTTGATTGAATCTGGCACTTCATCCGCCAGTACCTGATCCATAAAATAAAGAATTTTTCCGTTTTGGACCATCTTTGATAATAAGGTGCGATCTTCATCCCGCTCCGGAAAAAGCTCCTCCCTGGCATAGGTCTCGGTTATTCTTGGAACCACATATTCCGGGCTGAAACGACGGGAAAGGTAAGCAGGTACACTCTGAACAATGGCTCCGTAGAACTTGCTGTTCCTGCCCAGAAACATGTCGAGTCCGACGCCTATGTAATCGTCGCCAATGGGGGTTTGTACGGCAAACCCGGAAACAAAGGAAATGACCTTAGGAGTCTTAACATTAGGATAATAGTGTTTAATGTATCTGAACGTTTGTGTCAGGTCCTTTTCAATTCCGCTCATATCTTTAAATACGCTGTCTGCCTCTTTGTTTAAATCTGTATAGGCCTGATCATGATACAAGGTGGAGAGAATTTCTGTATTGCTATAAGTCGGATCACCTACCATTCGATGTACATAATCATCGTAGAATGATCCGTATTTTTGCTGAAGTAATTTATCCGTTTGCTGCAGGTCTTTTGTTTTTCCATTGTAAAGATCCTGATCAAACCTGGCTATCTTTAGCTCCAGGTTGATGTCACTTACATTAGGTTTGCTGCCCTGCTTACAGGAAAACAACAAGGGTATGCTACCCGTTAAAAGTAAGAGAAAGGCTCCTGATGGTCTGCTTGCCCGGTTCCGGTTGTTAACCGCTGATGAAAAAAAAGCCGCTATAGAAAGAAAAAATAGATAGATTTGGCTGGATTTTACGTTGTATATCATTTATAGCAAATATAAACAGATCCGAAAGGAAAATGGCATAAACTTATAGCTCAAAAATGAAAAGATACCTTACTTTACTCCTATTACTTTTATCCGGTCAGCTTTTTGCTCAGGAGGCCGGTTCTCCATATTATGGCTTCAGATTAGGTTTAACAGCACATCCCACCCTGGGGTGGGTAAAACCTGAGGTCGGAAAAAACGACGGGATTGCCTTGGGCTTTTCCTACGGTTTAATGGGCGATTTTAATTTCGCGGAAAACTATTCCTTTGCCACGGGATTAACCATCACTACGATTAATGGAAAGAGCACGGAGATTAACCCTGGGGCCTTTCATCCGGCCGGAGATCCAACTCTTTTAGATTATGAGTTGAGGTATAGGTTGCAGTATGTGGAAGTTCCTTTGACCATAAAATTAAAGACCAATAAAATTGGTGATTTAAGGTGGTACGGACAATTTGGTCTCTCTAATGATTTTAACATCGGAGCGAAGCAAAATGCATCTCAGGCAGGGACAAAAATTGCAGATGGGAAAAATATCTCTGACTATACCCGTTTTTACCGTGCCGGATTGATTGTCGGTGCAGGGGGAGAATATGATCTT
This region of Pedobacter steynii genomic DNA includes:
- a CDS encoding DUF4349 domain-containing protein; the protein is MKKYLIYCVVAIAVSACGKEKKSYEATSDATSANLEVSDTTLTEKIIKTADMRFRVKDVQRSKEKLGELIRAEGGTLWEFSIQSNVERFEKVGYSADSLMELTSYRVEGSIVAKVPSEKLDAFTNKVAGMAVFVDHQSMKLDDQSISYLANKLKNQNRVEAVAQLNKHANKKSNNVETALNLKDDYIDKKIENLNIDSRVKYSDITLSFYQDNTVKKLVVSNDNLSDYRPGFFRRLGLNIQNGWVIFKEFILILSNLWMLIVLLFAGYFAFRYYRKKRKAV
- the ruvC gene encoding crossover junction endodeoxyribonuclease RuvC, translated to MLVEKKERVIMGIDPGTSIMGYGVILEKGSKIEMITMGIVRMDHLDDHFLKLQRIFEKTIVLIDEYKPDAMALEAPFYGKNIQVMLKLGRAQGVAMAAALSRNIPITEYAPRKIKQSITGNGSSGKEQVAAMLQRLLNFKETPEFLDATDGLAVAVCHSFQRVSTSGSGKSYSGWEAFAKDNKKRLK
- a CDS encoding lysylphosphatidylglycerol synthase domain-containing protein — translated: MTSQYKKIVSYILKAGIVFFAFWFVYSKLTANKNLKDFQNLLAKIPQWEIFCVLGFVLLLMLLNWGLEAVKWKRLISSVERISLWKSIASVFCGLTWAVFTPNRIGEYGGRVFFLSPKRRVIGVVAMAVGNIGQMVLTNVFGAIAFCVFIYRFVNIDPLLFYGLLFLALIFCLFFIIFYFNIRWLNGILLSMRFTRKYKKFYSILGRYQKKELLRILLLCFSRYLVFSTQYFILFFWLIPNLHYLEILMMVSILFFVQSTLPSLDLFDIGVRTATASYFFSSITDQEVAVIACTASIWLINIIIPAILGTYFVFKLNFFGNLQRS
- a CDS encoding glycosyltransferase family 2 protein; this translates as MEIFSVASYITSFLTILYVVVVLAFIRGWHKLTYYQPKQPAFKTKVSILVAARNEAVNISKTLDDLCAQSYDPQLTEIIFIDDHSTDDTARIIESYAPKGVRLIRLNEDRALNSYKKKAIQTAIGQSTGALIITTDADCRMGKDWLKTIVGFYEEKQYKMISSPVAYFEEKSFFERAQALEFLYLIGLGASTIGNKKPSTCNGANLAYEKQAFYEVGGFKGIDDLASGDDELLLHKIAARFDNNIGFLKHHDAVVYTHAKPTLGEFIQQRKRWASKSTRYKNKSIIVLGVGIWLFNVSILLNIGIGLFIGFYLKLALWQLLVKIIVELLFLYDVTGFAKRRKLLVLLPVLNLMHILYIVYIGIAGNSGKYNWKDRMVK
- a CDS encoding ABC transporter permease — translated: METNNRPSRKVWKRFRKNKMAFAGLLFILLMVTLGILGYLITPDQTPYANTMHLQLSNKKPGRSFNFLIISRNKDIKKVSFLERMLFGQESDLKSIPITSYREMGNKVYAKEYIGDDEQAEESVYPRLHGENRYRQTFLLGTDIYGRDLLSRLILGIRVSLSVGLMAVLISLFIGISLGALSGYFGGKVDATISWFMNVIWSLPSLLLVIAISFALGKGFWQIFIAVGLSTWVDVSRLVRGQVMALKQVEFVEASKALGFSTSRTIIKHILPNIAGPILVVASANFASAILLETGLSFLGFGAQPPMPSWGGMIKEHYGYIIMDAAYLAILPGLAIMITVYAFNLLAIGLRDAFDVKSQNISV
- a CDS encoding ribonuclease HII, which codes for MLLNSYQNELIEAGCDEAGRGCLAGPVFAAAVILPLDFIAGVLTDSKKLSHKQRDALRLIIEKEAIAWAVAEVDHLEIDKINILNASFLAMHRAIEKLSVKPQYLSIDGNRFKAYPEIPHSCIVKGDGKYLNIAAASILAKTHRDEYMETISEEYPVYQWKKNKGYPTIDHRNAALEHGLSPYHRKTFTITQPQLALFSEIEG
- a CDS encoding glycosyltransferase; this encodes MKTLILTNRIPFPPNSGYPIVVYNTMKGLLKLGVEITLFSINPNKYKVDVEDIYDPLFEQIKFHSFNLDTEVNVYGALLNIFSNQSYNVSRYFDEDAAKLLGDILKENEFDIIQFEGLFVVPYLDVVKENSKAKVIYRAHNIEFDVWERIALTEKFTPRRSYLQFLARRLKVYETEQINRFHQVFAISEQDRQSILRFGCETALEVFPVALDFEKYVTDPSKTSFPTLFHLGAMDWRPNKEGLEWFLDEIWPDIEKLNSELRFYIAGKNMQKQFFEYDSENLVVEGEVFDAVEFINSKAIMIVPLLSGSGMRVKIIEGMAMRKCIIATSMAAEGIRCENGKDILIADTADEFYRAILQCITNPKKWREIGENARKTVERDHDVRIIAERMLNIYQKLLTV
- the gcvT gene encoding glycine cleavage system aminomethyltransferase GcvT; the encoded protein is MKNTALTDKHISLGAKMVPFAGYNMPVQYEGINAEHAIVRGGVGVFDVSHMGEFILKGENALDLIQRVTSNDASKLYDGKVQYSCLPNEDGGIVDDLLVYRIDEKTYMLVVNASNIDKDWNWIQKYNDKGVEMHNISDKTSLLAIQGPKAAEALQSLTEVDLASMEYYNFVKGTFAGIENVVISATGYTGAGGFEIYFDNEHADVIWDAIFEAGKPFNIKPIGLGARDTLRLEMGFCLYGNDIDDATSPIEAGLGWITKFSKKFTNSESLLAQKEAGVARKLIGFEMVDRGIPRHDYEIVDIDGKVTGRVTSGTQSPSLQKAIGMGYIDKALAKEGTEIYINIRNNKIKAKVVKFPFYK
- a CDS encoding 2-phosphosulfolactate phosphatase, with the translated sequence MPKSIEVCLTPALLDLYAIEESIVVVIDILRATSSIVYGIDNGASAIIPVSQVEDCLNYANQGFLLAAERNGEVVEGYDFGNSPFSYTSEKVAGKTIVLTTTNGTKALHLARTRAHQVVIGSFLNLESLCNWLRSQHKNVLLLCAGWKDKFNLEDTLFAGAVVNELRKDFAHFDDSCVAAEDLYLLAKDDLRSYLHKSSHSHRLAELNIEEDVKFCLQLNICEAIPVLSGDALVAIKA
- a CDS encoding patatin-like phospholipase family protein, giving the protein MTKVGIVLSGGGIRGIAHLGVLKAFKNAGVTFSHISGTSAGSIAGAFYASGIDPEQGLDIFIKAKLLRFIRPALGSLGLINIEHVEELLKEHLPEDKIENLKIPLTIAATNFSEGKLVYFTEGPLIRAVLASSCIPGIFKPIMINNQMYVDGGILNNFPIEPLLSNCDYIIGSSCNHLNTVDKITNISSLMKRAGVMSINKDMEQKVSFCNALVEPKGMGDISTFDMKKAETIYWLAYEQALKTIKSNESLQELINNFKTPKP
- the gldB gene encoding gliding motility lipoprotein GldB, with product MIYNVKSSQIYLFFLSIAAFFSSAVNNRNRASRPSGAFLLLLTGSIPLLFSCKQGSKPNVSDINLELKIARFDQDLYNGKTKDLQQTDKLLQQKYGSFYDDYVHRMVGDPTYSNTEILSTLYHDQAYTDLNKEADSVFKDMSGIEKDLTQTFRYIKHYYPNVKTPKVISFVSGFAVQTPIGDDYIGVGLDMFLGRNSKFYGAIVQSVPAYLSRRFSPEYVVPRITETYAREELFPERDEDRTLLSKMVQNGKILYFMDQVLADEVPDSIKIGYTRSQLEWCKTYEKDIWAYLLQNNLLFETDYQKIQVFLAEGPFTPGLGEKNESAPKLGVWMGWQMIKKYMQENKGTSLQQLMTEKDPQKILNMSKYKPK
- a CDS encoding porin family protein, which codes for MKRYLTLLLLLLSGQLFAQEAGSPYYGFRLGLTAHPTLGWVKPEVGKNDGIALGFSYGLMGDFNFAENYSFATGLTITTINGKSTEINPGAFHPAGDPTLLDYELRYRLQYVEVPLTIKLKTNKIGDLRWYGQFGLSNDFNIGAKQNASQAGTKIADGKNISDYTRFYRAGLIVGAGGEYDLDDRTSLAIGLTFNNGFTNIIKDGDRKAKNHFVGINIGVFF